From a single Candidatus Delongbacteria bacterium genomic region:
- a CDS encoding ubiquinone/menaquinone biosynthesis methyltransferase translates to MAGHRELVEMQGDARKDGVREMFNRISGRYDLLNHLLSGGMDILWRRKAVNLLGVAADESYLDLATGTGDYAREILKRGPRRVIALDLAPEMLVHLKRKAESWPRAERLEVIQGDAENLPFENGCVQGVTIGFGIRNFPDRPRALRECARVLSPGGRLVILELAGIPNPVLRRVFDLYFRFVLPPLGGLISGDREAYRYLPASVARFPEREEFLGWMRQSGFRDCRCIDLSLGIASIFYGVRDTD, encoded by the coding sequence ATGGCCGGACATCGAGAACTGGTGGAAATGCAGGGCGACGCACGCAAGGACGGCGTGCGCGAGATGTTCAACCGCATCTCCGGGCGCTACGACCTGTTGAACCACCTGCTCAGCGGGGGCATGGACATTCTCTGGCGGCGCAAGGCGGTGAACCTGCTGGGCGTCGCCGCGGACGAGAGCTATCTGGATCTGGCCACCGGCACCGGTGACTATGCCCGCGAGATTCTCAAGCGTGGCCCCCGACGGGTGATCGCACTGGATCTGGCGCCCGAGATGCTGGTGCATCTCAAGCGCAAGGCCGAATCCTGGCCCCGGGCCGAGCGTCTGGAGGTGATCCAGGGCGACGCCGAAAACCTGCCCTTCGAGAATGGCTGTGTCCAGGGCGTGACCATCGGCTTCGGCATCCGCAACTTTCCCGACCGGCCCCGAGCCCTGCGGGAATGTGCGCGTGTACTCAGCCCTGGTGGACGCCTGGTGATCCTCGAGCTGGCGGGAATCCCCAACCCCGTGTTGCGCCGTGTGTTCGACCTCTACTTCCGCTTCGTGCTGCCGCCCCTGGGCGGGCTGATCTCCGGTGATCGTGAGGCCTACCGTTACCTGCCAGCTTCGGTGGCGCGCTTTCCTGAGCGGGAGGAGTTCCTGGGCTGGATGCGGCAGTCGGGCTTCCGCGACTGTCGCTGCATTGACCTGAGCCTGGGCATCGCCAGCATCTTCTACGGAGTTCGCGACACGGACTGA
- a CDS encoding PAS domain-containing protein — MNSLHKSLKIQHAGLETVRRAFPLQRRLALALVVWEPLLGWIQSHWFGVPTAWSGRLILSLCALALALGSLRMPQIRAKWSALWLAFAIGYLGFQLTLAWIGGLSALSLAYPAIALIGFGLLCPRPLALWILLSASALQMALGWAIFARPDGTDPGIWLVVWAALLLGLAAVDALRAHRRRENQLASILHQGLFEGSPLACLLVDPAREEILLVNSSARKLLAIPAAPTASALRLASFLDQTEQGREQWTSDITDKGWTFEATLRACDGRCFPARLVFSQIKLDRGRFSVVQIQSLAQERERTEQLEQQRRELEEYGSSLEELQALNRLKFKDDAEHYRTCLTTGCRRLDMEAALLVLWGENASEQRILSRIATFGDGTLPGSPDPDLLEQLYSLRDMLSIEDLASDTRARDLELPLEAGSLLSLPLMLAGNQRGMVIFRSLRARPRPFSSLELTFATLLAQALARSVEIQLTREQRNAVLTEQERFFTLSSAMLCILDEHGTLLQVNPEWTRLLGYPRESLLGRPVTDLLDPSKVHAIMETYDAMMQQGGDLSVQVWFRAMSGDWKSVQWSAWFDADTRLVYAAGVDNTRQLEVESQLRDSEGLLTEFVLHLPAAVAMFDPEMRYLMTSQRWLNEYRLENSEWIGRSHLDLFPTLARDLRSKLSTVLAGGRVTANEVLLRHTDGSEDWIRTELRPWHRSDGAVGGVLMFSEVITEARRAHDELLHAHDDLRSLLDALPDLYFKLDADGIFLDSHTPDSAELIAAPELFIGKHFAEVLPPQIASVTQEAIHALRSGDESFNREYQLELHGGVQHFEARFRQLLDGQFLVLVQNITQRVQHEEQLRTSRDAAHEALQAKSDFLAMMSHEIRTPMNGVIGVTNLLMETHLDGEQLDYVNTIQQSGDTLLTVINDILDFSKIEAGKVRLESLDMDLRELVDDSIELFSARAREKQLELLTHFAPDCPARLKGDPVRLRQVLFNLLGNALKFTEKGFVRVELDGRELGDGVTELQVSVIDSGIGISPEAARRLFNPFSQADGSTTRKYGGTGLGLSICRKLVELMNGRIGVDSEPEVGSRFHFSARLLHSDDRRTFGDIINPTLLEGKRILVLGDAENTRRSLVECLTAWGAVPESELLEETQPLWLPSRETADLVLLLRHRGIPDGRDKLAFIQTFRQPDHPEVILLSSGERSSLYEAEQFNLFHKVLVRPARQRELLNAILSALGMERRAIPDREKVGSGLDAGLGERLGLKVLLVEDNRVNQKLALRMLGKMGFQPELAENGLEAFEAVQARTVDLVLMDMQMPVMDGLQATRLIRAELSAAQQPVIIAMTANAMDEDRQACLAAGMNDFITKPISIQVVQEKLRLWFDSQQANVH; from the coding sequence ATGAACTCATTGCACAAGAGCCTCAAGATTCAGCACGCCGGATTGGAAACAGTCCGGCGTGCATTTCCTCTCCAGCGGCGACTGGCGCTCGCGCTCGTGGTCTGGGAACCGCTGCTGGGCTGGATCCAGTCGCACTGGTTCGGAGTGCCCACGGCATGGTCAGGCCGATTGATCCTGTCGCTCTGCGCTCTCGCCCTGGCTCTGGGCAGCCTGCGCATGCCTCAGATACGGGCGAAATGGTCCGCTCTCTGGCTGGCTTTCGCGATCGGCTATCTGGGCTTTCAGCTGACCCTAGCCTGGATCGGGGGACTTTCCGCTCTCAGTCTGGCCTACCCCGCCATCGCCCTGATTGGCTTCGGACTGTTGTGCCCGAGACCTCTCGCACTCTGGATCCTGTTGTCCGCCAGCGCACTGCAGATGGCCCTTGGGTGGGCCATTTTCGCCAGACCCGATGGGACCGATCCCGGGATCTGGCTGGTGGTCTGGGCTGCCTTGTTGCTGGGGCTGGCCGCGGTGGATGCCCTGCGCGCACACCGACGCAGGGAGAACCAGCTGGCAAGCATTCTGCATCAGGGACTTTTTGAAGGAAGCCCCCTGGCCTGCCTGCTGGTGGACCCCGCTCGCGAAGAAATCCTCCTGGTCAATTCCAGTGCCCGAAAACTGCTGGCGATCCCGGCGGCACCCACCGCATCCGCCTTGCGTCTGGCAAGTTTCCTTGACCAGACGGAGCAGGGACGGGAGCAGTGGACCAGCGACATCACCGACAAGGGCTGGACTTTCGAAGCGACTCTGCGTGCCTGTGATGGCCGCTGTTTTCCCGCCCGTCTGGTCTTCAGCCAGATCAAGCTGGACCGGGGCAGGTTCAGCGTGGTCCAGATCCAGTCTCTGGCTCAGGAGCGGGAACGGACCGAGCAACTCGAACAACAGCGCCGTGAGCTGGAGGAGTATGGTTCCAGCCTCGAGGAGTTGCAGGCTCTCAATCGCCTGAAGTTCAAGGACGACGCCGAGCACTACAGGACATGTCTCACGACCGGTTGTCGCCGACTGGACATGGAAGCGGCCCTGTTGGTGCTCTGGGGCGAGAATGCGTCGGAACAGCGCATCCTGTCCCGCATCGCCACCTTCGGTGACGGCACCCTGCCGGGCAGCCCTGACCCTGATCTGCTGGAACAGCTGTACTCGCTGCGTGACATGCTGAGCATCGAGGATCTGGCCAGTGACACGCGGGCACGTGATCTGGAGCTCCCTCTTGAAGCAGGCTCATTGCTGAGTCTGCCCTTGATGCTCGCGGGAAACCAGCGCGGCATGGTGATCTTCCGTTCGTTGCGCGCGCGCCCCCGGCCATTCAGCTCCCTTGAGTTGACCTTCGCCACTCTGCTGGCCCAGGCGCTGGCTCGCAGCGTCGAGATCCAGCTGACACGCGAACAGCGCAACGCGGTACTCACGGAGCAGGAGCGTTTCTTCACGTTGTCCAGCGCCATGCTCTGCATCCTTGACGAACATGGCACACTGCTCCAGGTGAACCCCGAGTGGACCCGCCTGCTGGGATATCCACGTGAATCGCTGCTGGGTCGACCGGTCACCGATCTGCTGGACCCCTCAAAGGTCCACGCGATCATGGAAACCTATGATGCGATGATGCAGCAGGGCGGGGATCTCTCGGTGCAGGTGTGGTTCCGCGCCATGTCCGGTGACTGGAAATCCGTTCAGTGGAGTGCCTGGTTCGATGCGGACACGCGTCTGGTCTATGCTGCCGGAGTGGACAATACACGCCAGCTCGAAGTCGAGAGCCAATTGCGCGACAGCGAGGGCCTGCTTACCGAATTCGTGCTGCATCTGCCTGCGGCGGTGGCGATGTTCGACCCTGAGATGCGCTACCTGATGACCAGCCAGCGCTGGCTCAACGAGTATCGCCTGGAGAACAGCGAGTGGATCGGGCGCAGCCATCTGGATCTCTTTCCGACCCTGGCCCGCGACCTGCGGTCCAAGTTGTCCACTGTGCTTGCCGGCGGGCGAGTCACGGCGAACGAGGTGCTGCTGCGTCACACGGATGGCAGTGAGGACTGGATTCGGACGGAATTGCGCCCATGGCATCGCTCCGATGGTGCGGTCGGCGGGGTGCTGATGTTCAGCGAGGTGATCACCGAAGCCCGCCGGGCCCACGACGAGTTGCTTCACGCGCACGATGATCTGCGCAGTCTGCTGGATGCGCTGCCCGATCTGTATTTCAAGCTGGATGCGGACGGGATCTTCCTGGACAGCCATACCCCGGACAGTGCCGAACTGATCGCCGCGCCTGAGTTGTTCATTGGCAAGCACTTCGCTGAGGTGCTGCCCCCGCAGATCGCCTCTGTGACACAGGAAGCCATCCATGCGCTCCGGTCCGGTGACGAGAGTTTCAATCGCGAGTATCAACTGGAGCTTCACGGTGGTGTCCAGCATTTCGAGGCACGATTCCGCCAGCTCCTGGACGGGCAGTTCCTGGTTCTGGTGCAGAACATCACCCAGCGCGTGCAGCATGAGGAGCAACTGCGCACCTCGCGCGACGCCGCCCACGAAGCACTGCAGGCCAAGTCCGATTTCCTGGCGATGATGAGTCACGAGATCCGCACGCCGATGAACGGGGTGATCGGAGTCACGAACCTGCTGATGGAAACCCATCTGGACGGCGAGCAGCTGGACTACGTGAACACGATTCAGCAGAGCGGCGATACCTTGCTGACCGTGATCAATGACATCCTTGATTTCTCCAAGATCGAAGCGGGCAAGGTCCGTCTGGAATCCCTTGACATGGACTTGCGTGAGCTGGTGGATGATTCGATCGAACTGTTCTCGGCCCGGGCCCGCGAGAAACAGCTGGAATTGCTGACGCACTTCGCTCCTGACTGCCCCGCGCGCCTCAAGGGCGATCCCGTGCGCCTGCGCCAGGTCCTCTTCAACCTGCTGGGCAATGCGCTCAAGTTCACCGAGAAGGGCTTCGTGCGCGTGGAACTGGACGGACGCGAACTGGGCGATGGTGTCACGGAGCTGCAGGTCTCGGTGATCGATTCCGGCATCGGCATATCACCGGAAGCGGCACGGCGCCTGTTCAATCCCTTCAGCCAGGCGGATGGCTCCACCACGCGCAAGTACGGTGGCACGGGACTGGGGCTTTCGATCTGTCGCAAGCTGGTCGAGCTGATGAATGGCCGGATCGGAGTGGACAGTGAGCCTGAGGTGGGTTCCCGCTTCCATTTCAGTGCCAGGTTGTTGCACTCGGATGACCGTCGCACCTTCGGTGACATCATCAATCCGACCCTGCTGGAGGGGAAGCGGATCCTCGTGCTGGGAGACGCGGAGAACACGCGCCGGAGTCTGGTGGAGTGTCTCACAGCCTGGGGAGCCGTGCCTGAATCGGAGCTGCTGGAGGAGACACAACCCCTGTGGCTGCCTTCCAGGGAGACAGCCGATCTGGTCCTGCTGCTGCGTCACCGGGGAATCCCCGATGGCCGGGACAAACTGGCCTTCATCCAGACATTCCGCCAGCCGGACCACCCCGAGGTGATTCTGCTCAGTTCGGGTGAGCGCTCCAGTCTGTACGAAGCCGAGCAATTCAATCTGTTCCACAAGGTGCTGGTCAGGCCAGCGCGCCAGCGTGAATTGCTGAACGCCATCCTTTCCGCTCTGGGCATGGAACGCCGGGCGATTCCCGACCGCGAAAAGGTTGGATCGGGTCTGGATGCGGGCCTGGGAGAACGCCTGGGTCTGAAAGTGCTGCTGGTCGAAGACAATCGGGTGAACCAGAAGCTGGCGCTGCGCATGCTGGGCAAGATGGGTTTCCAGCCGGAGTTGGCCGAGAATGGCCTGGAAGCCTTCGAAGCGGTGCAGGCTCGAACGGTGGATCTGGTACTCATGGACATGCAGATGCCCGTGATGGACGGCCTGCAGGCCACGCGCCTGATCCGGGCCGAACTTTCCGCGGCCCAGCAACCGGTGATCATCGCCATGACCGCCAATGCCATGGACGAGGACCGTCAAGCCTGTCTGGCCGCCGGAATGAACGACTTCATCACCAAGCCGATCTCGATCCAGGTGGTCCAGGAGAAGCTGCGCCTCTGGTTCGACTCCCAACAGGCAAACGTCCACTGA
- a CDS encoding immune inhibitor A: protein MKKQLVVLGTLLAASASMAAIVSAPMVHPAGQGSIIPVTVIENGVRKDVTTDDENYDFNGDTQGWTSHGTGLTNDTWHVEATGPSGMSDVWWSADAGVGGYLSSSFVYMQTPAIDLSAASSASLAFNLFYRTETPGGEPAGYDGWDGCNVWASVDGGTTWNVISGTPAYTATSSFAFGSEFGMGTGIPQWGGTGPGVQAASFNLDSFTGAGNSDVRLRFVMCADPGFDSIDDPLMTGMEVDDIVVTANASTVWSDNGSSNTGGAVEHNYWVFGDDWAYTGTDWVCDDNFNLGCWIGSPNLTGLTPPMRIVLQQDLWCDMPDQDGDDDGILEDYFYIEYSTDGGATWVTACYDYFRAPIDMGYATYTDDDVFNGSLILTLPTETQFQLRYRMRTDDNADGGSGTGLHVDNVVITIAPVPLHDLGVSKAWYDYPRVVGETQLPKVEIRNYGATDETPVRVSYVVYQDSLNGPVVHTATPAHLTATLVPGLSTVRTSMATTDPLAFKWTPLVAGLYTAKFYPNPSIFDWANLDEDHSNDTLVVNLGITDQNVGFLRYDPGNISSAWTLSQNDGEDGALVRFDPFRLDNELPSDPTHIWDPEFLNLSVYAVEAGDQITIVIHDEGDSSSVVGPLLATYTTTIIDENDVYPNIMNRWIGNFPELKCRNTPVWIGVRTNNQNATGVVGLADANGAPAWVNHSYGYDYLTNTTSEWGGDLRFYVQMSWGVEAEIPFTIDLASDLVYNPNAQIALSWNSPGAVDGYAIHASTDPFFVPNGGTLVTTVDQYTTSYTGDASVAGSKLFYKVIGFNGLCQ, encoded by the coding sequence ATGAAGAAACAGCTTGTTGTGCTTGGCACGCTGCTTGCCGCTTCCGCGAGCATGGCAGCCATCGTCAGCGCACCGATGGTTCACCCCGCCGGGCAGGGATCCATCATCCCCGTGACCGTGATCGAGAACGGCGTCCGCAAGGACGTGACCACCGACGACGAGAATTACGACTTCAACGGCGACACCCAGGGCTGGACCAGCCACGGCACCGGCCTGACCAATGACACCTGGCACGTGGAAGCTACCGGCCCCTCCGGGATGTCCGATGTGTGGTGGAGCGCCGACGCCGGAGTGGGCGGCTACCTGAGCAGCAGCTTCGTGTACATGCAGACACCCGCCATCGACCTGTCCGCTGCATCCTCCGCCAGTCTGGCATTCAACCTGTTCTACCGCACCGAAACCCCTGGTGGCGAGCCTGCCGGTTACGACGGCTGGGATGGTTGCAATGTCTGGGCCTCCGTTGATGGTGGCACCACCTGGAATGTGATCTCGGGAACTCCGGCCTACACGGCCACCAGTTCATTTGCGTTCGGTTCCGAGTTCGGCATGGGTACCGGAATTCCCCAGTGGGGCGGCACCGGCCCGGGCGTCCAGGCTGCAAGCTTCAATCTGGACAGCTTCACCGGCGCGGGCAACAGCGACGTGCGCTTGCGTTTCGTGATGTGTGCCGACCCTGGGTTCGATTCCATCGATGATCCCCTGATGACAGGCATGGAAGTGGACGACATCGTCGTCACCGCCAATGCCTCGACCGTCTGGTCGGACAATGGCTCCAGCAACACCGGCGGAGCCGTCGAGCACAATTATTGGGTGTTCGGTGATGATTGGGCCTACACTGGCACCGACTGGGTCTGCGACGACAACTTCAATCTTGGTTGCTGGATCGGCAGCCCCAATCTGACTGGCCTGACCCCGCCCATGCGCATCGTCCTGCAGCAGGACCTGTGGTGCGACATGCCCGATCAGGACGGCGATGATGACGGTATCCTGGAAGATTACTTCTACATCGAGTACAGCACCGATGGCGGAGCCACCTGGGTCACCGCGTGCTACGACTACTTCCGTGCCCCCATCGACATGGGTTATGCCACCTACACCGATGACGATGTCTTCAACGGCAGCCTGATCCTGACCCTGCCCACCGAGACCCAGTTCCAGCTGCGCTATCGCATGCGCACCGATGACAATGCCGATGGCGGCAGCGGCACCGGCCTGCATGTCGACAACGTGGTCATCACCATCGCCCCGGTGCCCCTGCATGACCTGGGCGTCTCCAAGGCCTGGTACGATTATCCCCGTGTCGTGGGCGAGACCCAGCTGCCCAAGGTGGAAATCCGCAACTACGGTGCCACCGACGAAACCCCTGTGCGTGTCTCCTACGTGGTCTACCAGGACAGCTTGAACGGACCCGTGGTTCACACCGCGACTCCCGCCCACCTGACCGCGACCCTGGTTCCCGGTCTGTCCACCGTGCGTACCAGCATGGCCACCACCGATCCCCTGGCCTTCAAGTGGACCCCGCTGGTCGCCGGACTGTACACCGCCAAGTTCTACCCCAACCCCAGCATTTTCGATTGGGCCAACCTGGATGAAGATCACAGCAATGACACCCTGGTCGTGAATCTGGGCATCACCGATCAGAACGTGGGCTTCCTGCGCTATGATCCCGGGAACATCTCCAGTGCCTGGACCCTGAGCCAGAACGACGGCGAAGATGGTGCGCTGGTGCGCTTCGATCCCTTCCGTCTGGACAATGAGCTGCCCTCGGATCCGACCCACATCTGGGATCCCGAGTTCCTCAATCTTTCCGTGTACGCCGTCGAGGCCGGCGACCAGATCACCATCGTGATCCATGACGAAGGCGACTCCAGCAGCGTGGTCGGCCCCTTGCTGGCGACCTACACCACCACCATCATCGACGAAAACGATGTCTATCCCAACATCATGAACCGCTGGATCGGCAACTTCCCCGAACTGAAGTGCCGCAATACCCCGGTCTGGATCGGTGTGCGCACCAACAATCAGAATGCCACGGGTGTCGTGGGTCTCGCCGATGCCAATGGCGCCCCCGCCTGGGTCAATCATTCCTATGGGTATGATTACCTGACCAATACCACCAGCGAGTGGGGTGGCGACCTGCGCTTCTACGTCCAGATGTCCTGGGGCGTCGAGGCCGAGATTCCCTTCACCATCGACCTGGCCTCCGACCTGGTCTACAATCCCAACGCCCAGATCGCCCTGTCCTGGAACAGCCCGGGTGCCGTGGACGGTTATGCCATCCATGCCAGCACCGACCCCTTCTTCGTTCCCAACGGCGGCACTCTGGTGACCACGGTTGACCAGTACACCACCAGCTACACCGGCGACGCCAGCGTGGCCGGCAGCAAGCTGTTCTACAAGGTGATCGGTTTCAACGGCCTCTGCCAGTAA
- a CDS encoding UDP-2,3-diacylglucosamine diphosphatase produces the protein MSSSAPLFFMADSHAGIRGDLDEQAKLQAFRELVDRVIAAQGSLWILGDLFDFWFEWKHVVPKRSIHWLMALRRCIEAGCAVHMLPGNHDFRLEGFLESDLGVQVHEEPFRLDLPSLRVLMHHGDGLDPTEKGYRLLRKLIRNRFSYAWFTAMHPDWGMGLADRSGSRDRNHRWKTEHIRAYLKLACQALCQPGDDLFLLGHAHRCVVERVNGVVAVVLPPFIHPSRSYLTLHQGRLSLETLRPDSLEADDPSPFPEDGLRFGPTGESVS, from the coding sequence GTGAGTTCCAGTGCCCCCTTGTTCTTCATGGCCGACAGCCACGCCGGGATCCGCGGGGATCTTGACGAGCAGGCCAAGCTCCAGGCATTCCGGGAGCTGGTGGATCGGGTGATCGCCGCACAGGGCTCGCTCTGGATTCTGGGTGATCTGTTTGATTTCTGGTTCGAATGGAAACACGTGGTGCCCAAGCGCAGCATCCACTGGCTGATGGCCCTGCGACGCTGCATCGAAGCGGGCTGCGCCGTGCACATGCTGCCCGGGAACCATGATTTCCGTCTTGAGGGCTTTCTTGAAAGCGACCTGGGAGTGCAGGTGCACGAGGAACCCTTCCGTCTGGACCTGCCCTCGTTGCGTGTTCTGATGCATCATGGCGATGGGCTCGATCCCACCGAGAAAGGCTATCGCCTGCTGCGCAAACTGATCCGCAACCGGTTTTCCTACGCCTGGTTCACGGCCATGCATCCCGACTGGGGCATGGGACTGGCCGATCGCAGCGGCAGCCGGGATCGCAACCATCGCTGGAAGACCGAACACATCCGGGCCTACCTCAAGCTGGCCTGTCAGGCGCTCTGCCAGCCCGGGGACGATCTCTTCCTGCTGGGGCACGCCCATCGCTGCGTGGTGGAAAGAGTGAATGGCGTGGTCGCGGTGGTGCTGCCGCCCTTCATCCATCCCTCCCGAAGCTATCTGACACTGCATCAGGGCCGTTTGAGCCTCGAGACCCTGCGCCCCGACTCCCTCGAAGCCGATGATCCCTCGCCCTTTCCCGAGGACGGCCTGCGGTTCGGCCCAACAGGAGAGTCCGTCTCGTGA
- a CDS encoding PBP1A family penicillin-binding protein translates to MTGRITSKVGRHPWLLLALASAFFIVSSGALFLLWLSRGLPSLETLERYTPTLSSRVYDIHDNLIGEFYQERRSHVDLEKVPPELVQALIATEDRRFREHWGIDLNRIVGAIWVDLTHLSYKQGASTITQQLARNLYLNQDKNVVRKLREILTAIQIERAYSKDEILEMYLTQTYFGHGAYGVQRAALRYFDKDIEDCDLAECALLVGLLKAPGNYSPFFEPEAGLRRRNLVLQLMAGQDLITPDQLKQASASPLTEVSYVNNDAGLKAPYFSERVRNELEPLLHRMDLDLYRDGLNIHTTLDLRLQELAEKALEPWLARQDTLARAAFLKTEWADHLRRETPGISDSRIAALRQDKAYVQEVLNSTINVQAAFVALDPHSGAIRAMVGGRDFSKSEYNRATQARRQPGSAFKPILYIAALEQGYAPSTRLLNQDVVVEESDGTQWTPQNYDDSRGGLTTLREGLRMSYNLVAVRLLMDLVPPRRVAETASRMGISAPLELNYTLALGSSGISPLELTSAYACMANQGIWCRPFDVESVTDSKGKLVYRNRPLSKDALSPGVAYLITDMLKTTIDHGTGGPARWRYGFTLPAGGKTGTTNAYTDAWFVGYTPQLAAAVWVGNDDPRYALGKGQSGGAAALPPWAMVMAAAQEQGLITAENFQRPESVVDVYVCSETMERAGALCPSPVSELFLRDFEPRENCHLHKLDY, encoded by the coding sequence GTGACAGGACGCATCACCTCCAAGGTCGGCCGGCATCCCTGGCTTCTGCTGGCTCTGGCCAGTGCATTCTTCATCGTCAGCAGCGGAGCCCTGTTCCTGCTCTGGCTCTCCCGGGGCCTGCCCTCGCTGGAAACCCTGGAACGGTACACACCCACTCTCAGCTCGCGTGTCTACGACATTCACGACAACCTGATCGGCGAGTTCTATCAGGAGCGCCGCAGCCACGTGGATCTGGAAAAGGTGCCGCCCGAGCTGGTGCAGGCCCTGATCGCCACCGAAGATCGGCGCTTCCGCGAGCACTGGGGCATTGACCTGAACCGCATCGTGGGGGCGATCTGGGTGGACCTGACCCATCTGAGCTACAAGCAGGGCGCGTCCACCATCACCCAGCAGCTGGCACGCAATCTGTATCTCAACCAGGACAAGAATGTGGTGCGCAAGCTGCGCGAGATCCTGACCGCGATCCAGATCGAGCGCGCGTACTCCAAGGATGAGATCCTTGAGATGTACCTGACCCAGACCTATTTCGGTCATGGCGCCTACGGCGTGCAGCGCGCCGCCCTGCGCTACTTCGACAAGGACATCGAAGACTGCGATCTGGCGGAATGTGCACTGCTGGTGGGGCTGCTGAAGGCGCCGGGGAATTACAGCCCCTTCTTCGAACCTGAAGCGGGCCTGCGTCGACGCAATCTGGTGCTTCAGTTGATGGCCGGCCAGGACCTGATCACTCCCGACCAGCTGAAGCAGGCCTCCGCGAGCCCGCTCACCGAGGTCAGCTATGTGAACAACGACGCGGGTCTGAAGGCGCCCTACTTCAGTGAGCGGGTGCGCAATGAACTGGAACCCTTGCTGCACCGCATGGATCTGGACCTCTACCGCGACGGACTCAACATCCATACGACTCTGGATCTGCGACTGCAGGAGCTGGCGGAGAAGGCCCTTGAGCCCTGGCTGGCCCGTCAGGACACACTTGCACGCGCCGCGTTTCTCAAGACGGAATGGGCGGACCATCTCAGGCGCGAAACCCCCGGAATCAGCGATTCGCGCATTGCGGCCCTGCGCCAGGACAAGGCCTACGTGCAGGAGGTTCTGAATTCCACGATCAATGTCCAGGCGGCCTTCGTGGCTCTGGACCCCCACAGCGGAGCGATCCGGGCGATGGTCGGCGGGCGGGATTTCAGCAAGAGCGAGTACAACCGCGCCACCCAGGCACGCCGCCAGCCCGGCAGCGCCTTCAAACCAATCCTGTACATTGCGGCCCTTGAGCAGGGCTATGCGCCCAGCACCCGCCTGCTGAACCAGGATGTGGTTGTCGAGGAATCGGATGGCACCCAGTGGACGCCCCAGAACTACGACGACAGCCGTGGCGGGCTGACCACCCTGCGCGAAGGTCTGAGGATGAGCTACAACCTGGTGGCCGTGCGCCTGCTGATGGACCTGGTGCCCCCCCGGCGGGTGGCCGAGACCGCCAGCCGGATGGGCATCAGCGCTCCGCTGGAACTGAACTACACTCTGGCCCTCGGCAGCAGCGGGATCAGTCCTTTGGAATTGACCAGCGCCTACGCCTGCATGGCCAACCAGGGCATCTGGTGCCGCCCCTTCGACGTGGAATCGGTGACCGACAGCAAGGGCAAGCTGGTCTATCGCAACCGTCCACTCAGCAAGGATGCGCTCTCGCCGGGCGTGGCCTACCTGATCACGGACATGCTGAAGACCACCATCGACCACGGCACCGGAGGGCCCGCACGCTGGCGGTATGGGTTCACCCTGCCCGCCGGGGGCAAGACGGGCACGACCAATGCCTACACGGATGCCTGGTTCGTGGGCTACACGCCCCAACTGGCGGCGGCGGTCTGGGTGGGCAACGACGATCCACGGTACGCGCTGGGCAAGGGGCAGAGTGGCGGTGCCGCCGCCTTGCCACCCTGGGCGATGGTGATGGCTGCGGCGCAGGAACAGGGGCTGATCACGGCCGAGAACTTCCAGCGCCCCGAATCGGTCGTGGACGTGTATGTGTGTTCCGAGACCATGGAGCGGGCGGGGGCGCTTTGCCCCAGCCCCGTGAGTGAATTGTTCCTGCGGGATTTCGAACCGCGGGAAAACTGTCATCTGCACAAGTTGGATTACTGA